A genomic stretch from Shewanella sediminis HAW-EB3 includes:
- a CDS encoding anaerobic sulfatase maturase, translating to MNHLNLPFSLFIKSEGAKCNLDCSYCYYLNHLDEADKNCSMSEELMGQLIKEHIKSQPNKAEKVDFIWHGGEPMLRGLEFYQSAVKKQHESTTRKVVMNTMQTNGTLINERWAQFFSDHNFMLGVSIDGPNLLNDIARVDKKGHSSFERTMRGIKHLKNFNVEFNTLTVVNNKTYRHAKHIYPFLKEAGSGYMQFQPCVDHELDSRSEYNWSLTGKQWGLFLCELFDLWSEKDVGKVYIQFFENCLMILMGYQSQMCHHSRTCGQQLMVETDGSVYSCDHYGYDEFKLSNSESSLKAMANSERQVTFGAAKYEALSNKCRDCDFLDICNGGCPKNRTLKTVQGENHNVLCEGYEIFFKHALPKMLSMVDAMKQGYSPAFFPIF from the coding sequence ATGAATCACCTTAATTTACCGTTTAGTTTGTTCATTAAATCTGAAGGAGCAAAATGTAATTTAGATTGCAGCTATTGCTACTACTTAAACCACTTAGATGAAGCAGATAAAAACTGCTCAATGAGTGAAGAGTTAATGGGACAATTGATAAAAGAGCACATAAAATCACAGCCAAATAAAGCGGAAAAGGTCGATTTCATTTGGCATGGCGGTGAGCCAATGCTTCGGGGGTTGGAGTTTTACCAAAGCGCAGTAAAGAAACAGCATGAGTCGACGACCCGAAAGGTGGTGATGAACACCATGCAAACTAACGGCACCTTGATTAATGAACGCTGGGCACAATTCTTTTCTGATCATAACTTCATGTTGGGGGTCAGTATCGACGGCCCCAATCTGCTTAACGACATTGCTCGGGTCGATAAGAAAGGTCACTCCTCTTTCGAGCGCACCATGCGCGGCATAAAGCATCTTAAAAACTTCAATGTTGAGTTTAATACCTTAACCGTAGTGAATAATAAAACCTATCGCCACGCCAAGCATATCTATCCATTTTTGAAAGAAGCTGGCAGTGGTTATATGCAGTTTCAACCTTGCGTCGATCATGAACTCGATAGCCGTTCAGAGTACAACTGGTCGTTAACAGGAAAGCAGTGGGGCTTGTTTCTCTGTGAGCTTTTTGACCTCTGGAGCGAAAAAGATGTAGGCAAAGTTTATATCCAGTTTTTTGAAAACTGCTTGATGATATTGATGGGCTATCAAAGCCAGATGTGCCACCACAGTAGGACCTGTGGCCAGCAGTTGATGGTTGAAACCGATGGATCAGTTTATAGCTGCGATCATTATGGTTATGACGAGTTCAAGCTCAGTAACAGCGAGTCCAGCTTAAAAGCGATGGCAAACAGTGAGAGGCAAGTTACCTTTGGCGCGGCAAAATATGAAGCATTGAGTAACAAGTGTCGCGATTGTGATTTTCTCGACATATGTAACGGCGGCTGCCCTAAAAATAGAACGCTAAAAACAGTACAAGGTGAGAATCATAACGTGCTTTGCGAGGGTTACGAGATCTTTTTTAAACATGCTTTGCCTAAGATGCTGTCGATGGTCGATGCGATGAAACAGGGCTATTCACCTGCTTTCTTCCCCATTTTTTAA
- a CDS encoding LysR family transcriptional regulator — protein MVVMSNDYNLLRLLLVLNETRQTVQAAKALNVSQPTISVMLKKLREQFNDELFVRSKTQLEPTPKCLTIIAKLPDLLEQMEQLYLDAEVWNIADMSGELKLLLPSPLMAVIGAPLIGKLTKLAPKLTVECAHWGHNAVQLLERDPKAWGISYLPMDTNKVLYQRDLGYDKFMLIMRKGHPLQDNTLTEVLNYPICVNTIPGYTEPSKAEMLIKKYDLDGHINLRCSDMSMMLKLVKDSDFICVATEKCATVLGNDYRYEALPRELYKDTFRRSYALFTHQRNRHNPLTDWLEHEILALMNE, from the coding sequence ATGGTTGTCATGTCGAACGATTATAATTTATTGCGCTTGCTATTGGTCTTAAATGAAACAAGACAAACAGTGCAGGCCGCCAAAGCTTTAAATGTGAGTCAGCCAACCATTAGCGTTATGCTGAAAAAGCTACGTGAGCAGTTTAATGATGAACTGTTCGTGCGCAGTAAAACTCAACTTGAGCCCACACCAAAGTGTTTAACGATCATTGCTAAACTACCGGACTTACTTGAGCAGATGGAACAGTTGTACTTAGATGCAGAGGTGTGGAATATTGCCGATATGTCTGGCGAGCTCAAGTTGCTGCTTCCCTCCCCATTGATGGCTGTTATCGGTGCGCCGCTTATTGGTAAGCTTACTAAGCTCGCCCCTAAACTCACCGTTGAGTGTGCTCATTGGGGCCACAATGCCGTACAACTGCTAGAGCGCGATCCTAAAGCTTGGGGAATATCTTACTTGCCGATGGATACCAATAAGGTTTTATATCAGCGTGACCTTGGTTACGACAAGTTCATGTTAATTATGCGTAAAGGCCATCCGCTTCAAGACAATACGCTTACCGAAGTTCTCAACTATCCAATCTGCGTTAATACTATTCCAGGTTACACTGAGCCCTCAAAGGCTGAAATGCTGATTAAGAAATATGACCTCGATGGACATATCAACTTGCGCTGCAGTGACATGAGCATGATGCTCAAACTGGTTAAAGACAGCGATTTTATCTGCGTGGCTACTGAAAAATGCGCTACTGTACTGGGGAATGATTATCGCTATGAGGCGTTACCTAGAGAGCTTTATAAGGATACCTTCAGACGCTCGTACGCCTTATTTACCCATCAACGAAATCGACATAATCCATTAACGGACTGGCTAGAGCATGAAATCTTAGCCTTAATGAACGAATAG
- a CDS encoding TorF family putative porin: MNKLLLSSCIMAMAMSASQTVAAEESQFTTSGVMMGLSNYLWRGQTISDDKPSLQADLMVEHDSGFYLGTSFETYRYEDSDTVVKDYEIDYYGGYYLMATDDLGFGFNAMKYTYGDGGDTVEYALSVDYQAMNLAVNYDQDVETWYTELNYSFQLFNGSSLVAHAGLFTDAEAYEFDDNGKVADTAYDVALRYSYPLLSQLDLMLEASYHEFNDDHYMVGLAYNF, encoded by the coding sequence ATGAATAAATTACTATTATCATCTTGTATCATGGCAATGGCCATGAGTGCCAGTCAGACTGTCGCGGCCGAAGAGAGCCAATTTACAACATCTGGAGTGATGATGGGATTGAGCAACTACCTTTGGCGTGGACAGACAATCAGTGATGATAAACCATCACTCCAAGCCGATCTTATGGTCGAACATGACAGCGGGTTTTATTTGGGAACCTCATTTGAGACCTATCGTTATGAGGACTCGGATACTGTGGTCAAGGATTACGAGATCGACTACTACGGCGGCTATTACCTGATGGCCACTGACGATCTTGGCTTTGGCTTCAATGCCATGAAGTACACCTATGGCGATGGCGGCGACACTGTGGAATATGCACTATCGGTAGATTATCAGGCAATGAATCTGGCGGTTAATTACGATCAGGATGTAGAAACCTGGTATACCGAATTAAATTACTCATTCCAACTATTTAACGGCAGCAGCCTGGTAGCACATGCGGGTCTGTTTACCGATGCCGAAGCCTATGAGTTTGATGACAATGGCAAAGTGGCTGACACTGCCTACGATGTCGCACTGCGTTACAGCTACCCGCTGCTGTCACAGCTGGATCTGATGCTGGAAGCCAGCTATCACGAGTTTAACGATGACCACTATATGGTTGGATTAGCGTATAACTTCTAA
- the nrfD gene encoding NrfD/PsrC family molybdoenzyme membrane anchor subunit → MNEVHWGLLVAAYLFLAGAGAGALFISGSLVLSNKIEDKHHLDTAKISTILGTLLLIIGTGMIVFDLTSFQYGIAHGDMSKFFRFYRLFMTFEPSSMMSIGTWLLTLAIIFALLFCLSFRVKANQPGYSRPFAMINVILAICVASYTALLIGDISHNLVWSNSILVVIFLLSALSCGAAVVLMVKTRLKITDTNHSFAKSDSALLALELLTVCVFAYSIRNISIFNGVDNLLSISSDAGAIWWLGAVLIGLIMPLLLNVTSIIGKTVASHSKEYLLAVLILIGAFCLRYSVLLAGQYY, encoded by the coding sequence ATGAATGAAGTTCATTGGGGGCTGTTAGTCGCAGCCTATCTGTTTTTAGCTGGTGCGGGAGCCGGAGCTCTGTTTATCAGTGGTAGTCTCGTGCTGTCAAATAAAATAGAAGATAAACATCACTTAGATACGGCAAAGATAAGTACCATTCTGGGGACACTGTTATTGATTATTGGTACGGGAATGATCGTATTCGATCTAACCTCATTCCAATACGGGATTGCTCATGGGGATATGAGTAAATTCTTCCGTTTCTACCGCCTGTTTATGACGTTCGAGCCAAGCTCCATGATGAGCATAGGTACCTGGCTGCTGACTTTGGCGATTATCTTTGCATTGCTCTTTTGTCTCTCATTCAGAGTGAAAGCTAATCAGCCTGGCTATAGCAGGCCCTTTGCAATGATTAATGTGATCTTGGCTATCTGCGTCGCTTCATATACCGCGCTACTTATCGGTGATATCAGCCATAACCTGGTTTGGTCAAACAGTATTCTGGTCGTGATCTTTTTACTGTCGGCCCTCTCTTGTGGCGCCGCGGTGGTGCTAATGGTCAAAACCCGTCTCAAGATAACAGATACCAATCACTCCTTTGCTAAATCAGATTCTGCACTGTTGGCGCTTGAGTTACTTACCGTGTGTGTGTTCGCCTACTCGATTCGCAACATCAGTATATTCAATGGAGTTGACAACCTGCTTTCTATTTCGAGTGATGCCGGTGCTATTTGGTGGTTAGGTGCCGTTTTAATCGGATTAATTATGCCGTTATTGCTGAACGTAACGTCAATCATCGGCAAGACAGTCGCATCTCATAGCAAAGAGTATCTGTTAGCTGTGTTGATATTAATCGGTGCATTTTGCTTGCGCTATTCGGTTTTACTCGCGGGTCAGTATTATTAG
- the dsrO gene encoding sulfate reduction electron transfer complex DsrMKJOP subunit DsrO — translation MLDRRRALKLLAGGAIATTGVMFIPAGSAIAAIRQQGKKRLAMVIDLSRCNGCKACVVSCGMENGTKPDEHRTQVIQTSAEIGNKQYAFNLPIMCNNCETPSCVSVCPTGATFKREEDGIVVVDSTLCIGCNYCIQACPYGGVRFTNSTTGTVDKCNFCIQRTSRGLLPACVETCTGGARVFGDINDVNSEISKLLSQSNPMVLQASKQTSPNVFYIGLTQEESNTAFSIHSPQLWQR, via the coding sequence ATGCTAGATAGAAGAAGAGCCCTCAAACTATTGGCTGGCGGTGCAATTGCTACAACTGGGGTAATGTTTATACCTGCGGGCAGCGCGATTGCAGCCATTCGTCAACAGGGCAAAAAGCGACTGGCCATGGTGATAGATCTTAGCCGATGCAATGGCTGTAAAGCATGCGTCGTCTCCTGTGGTATGGAAAATGGCACCAAACCCGATGAACATCGCACCCAGGTTATTCAAACCAGTGCAGAAATTGGCAATAAACAGTACGCATTCAATCTGCCAATCATGTGTAACAACTGTGAGACCCCCTCATGTGTGTCTGTTTGTCCGACGGGCGCGACATTCAAGCGCGAAGAAGACGGAATCGTCGTGGTGGATTCTACGCTCTGTATAGGGTGTAACTACTGCATTCAGGCGTGCCCATACGGCGGGGTTCGTTTCACTAACTCGACAACCGGTACTGTAGATAAGTGTAACTTTTGCATTCAACGTACCTCCAGAGGCTTGCTGCCTGCGTGTGTCGAGACCTGTACCGGTGGTGCACGTGTCTTCGGTGATATTAACGATGTTAATAGTGAAATATCCAAGCTGCTCAGCCAGAGTAACCCTATGGTGCTGCAGGCGAGCAAACAGACTTCACCGAATGTTTTTTATATTGGCTTGACGCAAGAAGAGAGCAACACCGCGTTCAGTATACATTCTCCTCAATTGTGGCAGAGGTAG
- a CDS encoding DUF1254 domain-containing protein, with protein sequence MKKRILYPLICSAMSVFSTSAVTANTIDPEEELAYNLGIQAFIYGAGPLTTSQVRKTSTTTSVPLNNGMAPMNQMGKTLKLSGPETRIVPTVNNDTLYSQSHINLNETGPLVIEVPVTDNRYFIVQLLDNYTESVENLITENVGTQGGKFLLVNKGWQGDVPEDIDRVIESRTPFVWYIQRVGVAGERDLKAANKVNAGFINYPLTQLGQPQEPVQLSQATGGIPPMTRPEGLDWYKLIDQELRNNPISSDSPIVDQFKYINIGQAQPFDEENLSEAQKRGLMRALSSAQQIISYAGRDLGVKNNGWSMMYEGGVYETDYLSRASINFRAAGLNTKERALYPNRYTDSNEQQLDGKYEYRMTMPADAPAKAFWSVTMYDAKDLYMIENPIDRYSISSNRPDELVYNRNGTLTLCIQHKQPTEANCNWLPAPKDDFYLHMRLYEPSEAVLKNQYQLPEVFKK encoded by the coding sequence ATGAAGAAACGAATTCTCTATCCACTTATCTGCTCTGCAATGAGTGTATTTAGCACGTCAGCAGTAACGGCAAACACAATTGATCCTGAAGAGGAGCTAGCCTACAACTTAGGTATTCAGGCTTTTATATATGGTGCGGGTCCGTTAACAACCTCACAAGTGAGAAAGACATCCACTACAACATCTGTCCCGCTGAATAATGGCATGGCTCCAATGAATCAGATGGGGAAAACCCTTAAGCTTTCGGGGCCTGAAACCAGAATTGTACCGACCGTCAATAACGATACACTCTATTCTCAGTCACACATCAACCTAAATGAGACTGGGCCATTGGTGATTGAAGTACCAGTGACAGATAACCGTTATTTCATCGTGCAGTTATTGGATAATTATACCGAATCGGTCGAGAATTTAATTACCGAAAATGTCGGCACTCAAGGCGGTAAATTTCTGTTAGTCAATAAAGGATGGCAGGGGGATGTCCCTGAAGATATTGACAGAGTAATTGAATCTAGAACACCTTTCGTCTGGTATATTCAAAGAGTTGGCGTTGCAGGAGAGCGAGACTTAAAAGCGGCGAATAAGGTAAATGCTGGTTTTATTAACTACCCGTTAACTCAGCTAGGCCAGCCTCAAGAGCCTGTACAGCTAAGTCAAGCAACGGGTGGCATCCCTCCGATGACCCGGCCTGAAGGGCTGGATTGGTACAAACTCATTGACCAGGAGCTACGTAATAATCCGATATCATCAGATTCACCCATTGTAGATCAGTTCAAGTACATCAATATTGGACAGGCTCAACCGTTCGATGAGGAGAACCTATCTGAAGCGCAAAAGCGTGGCCTGATGCGCGCATTGAGCTCTGCACAGCAAATAATCTCATATGCAGGTCGTGACTTAGGCGTTAAAAATAACGGCTGGTCGATGATGTATGAAGGGGGTGTATATGAAACAGACTACCTCAGTCGTGCCAGTATTAACTTTAGAGCAGCAGGCCTAAACACCAAAGAGAGAGCCCTGTATCCAAACCGTTATACCGATTCTAATGAGCAACAATTAGATGGTAAGTATGAATACAGAATGACTATGCCTGCAGATGCACCAGCAAAAGCGTTTTGGTCAGTGACCATGTATGATGCGAAAGATCTCTATATGATTGAAAATCCAATTGATCGTTACTCCATTTCAAGCAATCGACCTGACGAACTAGTTTATAACCGGAACGGTACGTTAACCCTGTGCATCCAACATAAGCAACCAACCGAAGCCAACTGTAACTGGTTACCCGCTCCTAAAGACGATTTCTATCTTCACATGCGCTTGTATGAACCAAGTGAAGCAGTATTAAAAAACCAATACCAATTACCTGAAGTCTTTAAGAAGTAG
- a CDS encoding molybdopterin-dependent oxidoreductase: MDRRNFLKAGSVAAVMTAGTASTQVMSSANSKTSDADINRYAPTSLTPEYRFDADNKMIENQDQRFAFSKCYGCFNVCGARLSIDNKTDKVLRAVGNPYTLTNNAGQPMTMETSPKDAMFQLSAASGLSQSNRATLCGRGNAVPDAFDDKHRITSCMKRVGNRGENRWQTISYEQLLQEVVDGGDLFGEGHVEGLKAIHANPALANPAYPDFGPVKNQLLVSTSSEQGARADFMHRFVSDAWGTPNIGTKDSYCGHQQVAGCALGCFDAVDEMALPQVDYEESKFAIFIGTNPGTSGNGLNVGSRRLSKARSDRTDFKYVVIDPILRSLTSETDTTNGEWLPIKSGGDTALMFAMLQYIINHERYRRPYLEAPSQASADAVGEMNYTNATYLVVKDKTHPLYNQFLTAEACGLGDAEVKMVIDKQTGQLVTGDSEQAAQLFYKESVTLGDGSQVQVETAFSLLKQRVNSHSMQDLSKRCEIPVAKIEELAKEFTSHGRSVSIETNTGCNATDGGQFAFAMIMLATMVGAHNAKGGMMHMGGVGYASMYDIYDGPLYNLMDFEHTEVVGFNAERSGDYEQSHEYQQKVAQGLNPYPANEAWNNTFVQDNSGELLVAHANKNPFNFKAWITWSTNPIYGCSGLQDQVEDSIKDPKQLGLIIALDPYINETNVFADYIVPDTLQYEAWANSRMWGSEYIGDVACVPVVESRTAKTANGDHVNMEQFIIDVSKAIGLKGFGDNAFKDLQGKPHSLNSPADFYVPLFANIAHTGTVLPTPTEEDIKFTSVDRALPMFEARLKPQELGPTAYMLTRGGRFERVDERYEGEFFNAAMRMDTQFQIYNESLARVKDSFTGECNDGLPVYDVDRFWDGSAVREHWNEKDYPFNFSTFKLHLRSPYSVSLPRITALGDTNYIQLHQDDAAKYNLKSGDKAQVLSPKGKYLEGIVQADKTVALGTIVVGMGYGHTAFGASAVEVDGTVRPGIKERGTGICPNAFNVVDPTRKGASLYRDRTFGSTARHGVPVGIKKV; this comes from the coding sequence ATGGATCGTAGAAATTTTTTAAAGGCGGGATCGGTCGCCGCAGTGATGACAGCGGGTACAGCAAGTACCCAAGTTATGAGTTCGGCTAATAGTAAAACAAGTGATGCAGATATTAACAGATATGCGCCCACTTCATTAACGCCAGAGTATCGCTTCGATGCGGACAATAAGATGATTGAAAACCAGGATCAGCGCTTCGCGTTTTCCAAGTGTTACGGTTGCTTTAATGTCTGTGGTGCGCGACTGAGTATCGATAATAAGACCGACAAGGTGTTACGCGCCGTGGGTAACCCCTACACCTTGACCAATAATGCCGGTCAACCCATGACAATGGAAACATCGCCAAAAGATGCCATGTTCCAGCTCTCTGCGGCCAGTGGTCTGAGTCAAAGCAATCGGGCAACCCTTTGTGGTCGTGGTAATGCGGTTCCCGATGCGTTTGATGATAAACACCGAATTACCTCTTGTATGAAACGGGTCGGTAATCGTGGTGAAAACAGGTGGCAAACGATTTCGTATGAACAATTGCTGCAAGAGGTCGTTGATGGAGGCGATCTCTTCGGTGAGGGTCATGTCGAAGGTTTAAAGGCTATTCACGCTAACCCGGCATTAGCCAATCCGGCTTACCCTGATTTTGGTCCGGTAAAAAATCAGTTACTGGTTTCAACGTCATCCGAACAAGGGGCGCGGGCCGATTTCATGCACCGTTTTGTCTCTGATGCCTGGGGAACCCCCAATATCGGTACCAAGGATTCCTACTGCGGTCACCAACAGGTTGCGGGCTGTGCCTTGGGTTGCTTCGACGCTGTCGATGAGATGGCGCTGCCTCAAGTCGATTATGAGGAGTCAAAGTTTGCTATTTTCATCGGCACGAACCCAGGTACCAGTGGTAATGGTTTGAATGTAGGCTCTCGTCGTTTATCCAAGGCGCGTAGCGATCGTACTGATTTTAAATATGTGGTCATCGATCCTATTCTGCGCTCATTGACCTCGGAAACCGATACGACAAATGGTGAGTGGCTACCGATCAAATCCGGTGGCGACACTGCGTTAATGTTCGCTATGCTGCAGTACATCATAAATCATGAGCGGTACCGCAGGCCTTATCTGGAGGCGCCTAGCCAGGCAAGCGCCGATGCCGTTGGTGAGATGAACTACACCAACGCCACCTATCTAGTGGTCAAAGATAAAACACACCCTCTTTATAACCAGTTCCTGACTGCCGAAGCCTGTGGATTAGGCGACGCAGAAGTGAAGATGGTGATAGATAAACAAACCGGCCAACTGGTCACGGGCGATAGTGAGCAGGCGGCGCAGTTATTCTATAAAGAGAGCGTAACCCTGGGTGATGGCTCACAGGTACAGGTTGAAACGGCTTTCTCGCTGCTAAAGCAGCGCGTCAACAGTCACTCCATGCAAGATCTGTCGAAGCGCTGTGAGATCCCGGTCGCCAAGATTGAGGAGCTGGCCAAAGAGTTTACCTCTCATGGTCGCAGTGTCTCTATTGAAACCAATACCGGCTGTAACGCTACCGATGGCGGTCAGTTTGCCTTTGCGATGATTATGCTGGCGACTATGGTCGGCGCGCACAATGCCAAGGGCGGTATGATGCATATGGGCGGCGTGGGCTATGCCAGCATGTATGACATCTATGACGGCCCGCTGTATAACTTGATGGACTTTGAACACACAGAGGTGGTCGGATTTAATGCCGAGCGTTCCGGTGATTATGAACAGAGCCATGAGTATCAGCAGAAAGTGGCGCAAGGGCTGAACCCATATCCGGCAAATGAGGCATGGAACAACACTTTTGTGCAAGATAATAGTGGCGAGTTGCTCGTCGCCCATGCCAATAAAAACCCGTTCAACTTCAAGGCGTGGATCACCTGGTCTACCAACCCAATTTACGGTTGCTCAGGTCTGCAAGATCAGGTTGAAGACTCCATCAAAGATCCTAAGCAGCTGGGCTTGATCATTGCACTCGATCCCTACATCAACGAAACCAATGTTTTTGCGGACTATATCGTTCCGGATACGCTGCAATATGAGGCATGGGCAAACTCACGCATGTGGGGCAGCGAATATATTGGCGATGTGGCTTGTGTGCCAGTTGTCGAGTCCCGGACGGCTAAAACGGCCAATGGTGATCACGTCAATATGGAGCAGTTCATCATCGACGTCAGTAAAGCGATCGGTTTAAAGGGGTTTGGTGATAACGCATTTAAAGATCTGCAGGGTAAGCCGCATTCCCTCAATAGCCCGGCTGACTTCTATGTGCCTCTGTTTGCTAACATCGCCCACACTGGTACGGTGTTACCCACACCGACAGAGGAGGATATTAAGTTCACCAGTGTCGACCGAGCCTTGCCTATGTTTGAGGCGCGTCTGAAGCCGCAAGAGCTTGGGCCTACGGCATACATGTTGACCCGTGGTGGACGTTTTGAACGTGTCGATGAGCGCTATGAGGGTGAGTTCTTCAACGCGGCGATGCGTATGGATACTCAGTTCCAGATCTATAACGAATCATTAGCCAGAGTAAAAGATTCATTTACAGGCGAATGTAATGATGGTCTGCCTGTGTATGATGTTGACCGTTTCTGGGATGGCAGCGCGGTTCGAGAACACTGGAATGAGAAAGACTATCCGTTTAACTTCTCCACTTTTAAGTTGCACCTACGTAGCCCTTATTCAGTCTCTCTGCCTCGCATCACAGCATTAGGAGATACAAACTATATTCAGTTACATCAGGATGATGCAGCTAAATATAACCTGAAATCCGGTGATAAGGCTCAGGTTCTTTCACCTAAGGGCAAATACTTAGAGGGAATAGTTCAGGCGGATAAAACGGTTGCCTTGGGCACTATCGTAGTTGGTATGGGTTATGGCCATACCGCATTCGGTGCCAGTGCCGTAGAGGTGGATGGTACGGTGCGTCCGGGGATCAAAGAGCGCGGTACCGGTATCTGTCCCAATGCGTTCAACGTAGTCGACCCAACCCGTAAGGGAGCGAGTCTTTATCGTGACAGAACCTTCGGTTCGACGGCGAGGCACGGTGTGCCTGTAGGGATCAAGAAGGTATAG